The genomic region TTCCAAAATCGCCGACTACCTCATCAAGCCGCTGAATCCAAACCAGATTCTTCTTTCGGTCAAAAAGATTCTCGATAACAAGCGGCTGGTCACCGAACGGACCAACATCGGCTACCAGCAGGATTTCCGGAACCTCGCCATGCAGTACAACGACCGCATCGGGCATGAGGAGTGGGCCGACATTTACAAGAAGCTGATTTTCTGGGAACTCGAACTCGACGGCGCGCAGGACCGCAGCATGGCCGAGGTGTTCGGCATGCAGAAAAGCGAGGCCAACGCCACCTTCTGCAAGTTCGTGATGGACAATTACGAGGACTGGCTCAACGATCCCAAGGCCGACAAGCCCCTGATGTCACACCAGCTCATGCGGAAAAAAGTGTTCCCGCTCGTGGAGCAGAATGCCGCCCCGCTGTTTTTTATCCTGGTCGACAACCTGCGGTACGACCAGTGGAAGATCATCGAGCCGCTGCTGACAGACTTCTTCACGGTCGAAGAAGAATCGCCCTACTACTCGATCCTGCCTACTACGACGGCTTTTGCCCGAAACGCCATCTTCTCGGGTATGCTGCCCAGCGAAATGGAAAAGCGGCACCCGGACCTGTGGGTAAACGATGAAAACGACGAGGAGGGACTCAACAACAACGAAGACCAGTTTCTGAAACGGCAGATCGAACAGGCGCGCCTGAACACGAAGTTCTCGTACCACAAGATTCTGAACACAAACCAGGGCAAATCGCTGGTCGATAACTTCAGCAATCTGATGCAGAACGGGCTGAACGTCATCGTGTACAACTTCGTGGACATGCTCTCGCACGCCCGCACGGACATGGCGATGATCAAGGAGCTGGCCCCCGACGAGCGGGCCTACCGCTCCATCACGCGGTCGTGGTTCCTGCATTCGCCCTTGCTGGAGCTGGTGCGGAAGATTGCCGAAAAAGGCGGACGGCTTATCATCACGACCGACCACGGCATGATCCGGGTGCAGAAACCGGCCAAGATCGTCGGCTATCGCGAAACGAACACGAACCTGCGCTACAAACAAGGCAAGAACCTGGGCTTCGACGAAAATCACCTTTTTGTCTGCCGCAAGCCCGAGCGCTTCTTCCTGCCCCGCATCAACGTTTCGACGGCCTACGTCTTCACGCTGGAGGATTATTTCTTCGCGTACCCGAACAACTATAATTACTACGTCAACTACTACCGCGACACGTTCCAGCACGGCGGCGTCTCACTCGAAGAAGTCATCATCCCCTTCGCGTACCTGACCAGTAAATAGTTAAGAGTTAGGGTTATGAGTTAAAAGTAGAGGCTCCGCCGGGTCAAAACCTCAACCGGCGGAGCCTCTACTTTTAACTCATAACTCATAACTCTTAACTCTTAATTTTTAACTTCTTCCACCCTCCCTTCCTCGCACCGCAAAATCCGGGCGGGGTATTTTTTTAGGAAGTCGTAGTTGTGGGTGGCCATCAGGACGGCGGTGCCGGAATTGTTGATGGTCTGGAAAACCTGCATGATCTGTTCACCTACGACGGGGTCCAGGTTTCCGGTCGGTTCGTCGGCGATAAGGATCATCGGTTCGTTGAGCATGGCCCGGGCGACCACGACCCGCTGCTGCTCGCCGCCCGACATCTGGTGCGGCATTTTTCGGTGCGCCGAACTGAGTCCCACCTGCATGAGCACTTCCGAAATGCGGTTGCGCATCTTGGTTTTGTCGGTCCAGCCGGTCGCTTTCAGCACAAACAGAAGGTTGTCTTCCACGTTCCGGTCCATGAACAACTGAAAGTCCTGGAAGACAATGCCAATTTTGCGGCGCAGGTACGGCACATCCGTCGGCTTCAGTTTTTCGAGCGAATACCCCGCAACCATGCCTTTGCCGGCCTGAAGCCAGAGGTCGGCGTAAAGTGTTTTCAGCAGCGAACTTTTGCCGCTGCCGGTCCGGCCAATCAGAAAGACAAAATCCCCTTTATCAACGTCGAACGACACGTCGGCGAGAACAATCTTGGTGCCCTGAAAAATATCAGCGTTGTGGAGGGAGAGGACGGGGTCGGAGGAGAACATAAAGTTAATTATGAGTTAAGAGTTAAGAATTAAGAGTCAGGCTTCGCCAAAACTTAGGTACCTAGCGAAGCCTACCGCCGCGGCGGACCGCTTTTAATTCTTAACTCATAATTCTTAATTCAAAACTACAGGGCGGCTTTCTTGTGGTCGGCCAGGAACTTGGCGAGGCCGATGTCGGTCAGCGGATGGTTGAGCAGGGCGGTGATGGCGCTCAGCGGGCCGGTCATCACGTCGGCACCTACTTCGGCGCACTGGATGATGTGCATCGGGTGACGGATGGAGGCCGCCAGCACTTCCGTGCCGTAGCTGTAATTGCGGTAGATGGTCACAATCTGCTCAATGAGGGCAACTCCGTCGGTAGAAACGTCGTCCAGACGGCCCACGAAAGGTGAGACGTACGAGGCACCGGCTTTGGCGGCCAGCAGGGCCTGACCCGCCGAGAAGATCAGCGTGCAGTTGGTCCGGATGCCTTTTTCGGAGAAATATTTCAGCGCCTTCACGCCGTCTTTGATCATGGGAATCTTCACGACGATCTTCTCGTCCAGCTCGGCCAGTTCTTCGCCTTCGCGGATCATTTCGTCGAGGGTAGTGCCGATTACCTCCGCGCTCACGTCGCCGTCCACGATGTCGCAGATGGCTTTGTAGTGCTTCATGACGTTGTCTTTGCCCGTGATGCCTTCTTTGGCCATGAGCGAGGGGTTGGTCGTTACGCCGTCCAGGACGCCAAGTTCCTGAGCTTCGCGGATGTCGTTCAGGTTAGCGGTATCGATGAAAAATTTCATTGGAGCTAAAAATTACAAAGAGTACGGGTTCGCAGAATGGCAGAACTCCCCGCAAAAATAGAGAATCTCGCCGGACTCGTTTGGTTTTTTTCGGGCAGGTTGAAATTACTTCGCGGCAATCGATTGAATGGCATCGGCGCGGGAACGCTGCAGGGTTGTCGGGGGCGGACAATCCGGGCGAAGCGGCGAATCGGAAAAAGGCGGATGGGAGACGGGCGGTCGGCCCGAAAGGGCAAAAAAAATGGCAAACCGAGTGTCTCACCGCTCAACCACCTACCCTTGCTTCGGTCAAGACCTGGGGGATTCAGCAGGAGCTGGTAGCACCGATTTGCCGATGCAAAAGTAGCGGAATTATGCCGGAAATCAAGCGGTGGAGCGTATTTTTGTCGAAAAAATGAAAAAGCTGATGAGCGAAATAAAGCTAAATACAGAGAGAACAGAGCGTTACGCGGAGAAAACAAAGATTCTCGGTGCCCTCCGTGTGATTCTCGGACTTCTCTTTGGTTTGACCCTCTTTTCCTGCACCTCGTCCGACGCTAAACTGGAAGAAGGGCGCACGCTGATGCGGCAGGGCAAATTCCGGGACGCCATTCAGCCCCTGAACCAGGCCATCGAGGCGAATAATGAGAACTACCAGGCGTTCAATACCCGCGGGGTCGCTTATTTTGAATCGAAAGAATACGCCAACGCCCTGCTCGATTACGAACAGGCCATCCGCCTGAAGCCCGATTTCTACCAGCCCTACTACAACCGGGCGAAGCTGAAAGTAGCCCAGGGCAACGCCAACGAGGCCCTGAAAGATTATGCCGATGCCATCCGGCTGGCACCTGACACGGCCGACATCTACCTCGACCGCGGCCAGCTCTTCG from Tellurirhabdus rosea harbors:
- the porX gene encoding T9SS response regulator signal transducer PorX, yielding MQNYSILWADDEIDLLKPHILFLKNKGYQVTPVNSGADALEKVEQEKFDLVFLDEMMPGMTGLETLQQIKLVRPTLPVVMITKSEEEHIMEEAIGSKIADYLIKPLNPNQILLSVKKILDNKRLVTERTNIGYQQDFRNLAMQYNDRIGHEEWADIYKKLIFWELELDGAQDRSMAEVFGMQKSEANATFCKFVMDNYEDWLNDPKADKPLMSHQLMRKKVFPLVEQNAAPLFFILVDNLRYDQWKIIEPLLTDFFTVEEESPYYSILPTTTAFARNAIFSGMLPSEMEKRHPDLWVNDENDEEGLNNNEDQFLKRQIEQARLNTKFSYHKILNTNQGKSLVDNFSNLMQNGLNVIVYNFVDMLSHARTDMAMIKELAPDERAYRSITRSWFLHSPLLELVRKIAEKGGRLIITTDHGMIRVQKPAKIVGYRETNTNLRYKQGKNLGFDENHLFVCRKPERFFLPRINVSTAYVFTLEDYFFAYPNNYNYYVNYYRDTFQHGGVSLEEVIIPFAYLTSK
- a CDS encoding cell division ATP-binding protein FtsE, whose translation is MFSSDPVLSLHNADIFQGTKIVLADVSFDVDKGDFVFLIGRTGSGKSSLLKTLYADLWLQAGKGMVAGYSLEKLKPTDVPYLRRKIGIVFQDFQLFMDRNVEDNLLFVLKATGWTDKTKMRNRISEVLMQVGLSSAHRKMPHQMSGGEQQRVVVARAMLNEPMILIADEPTGNLDPVVGEQIMQVFQTINNSGTAVLMATHNYDFLKKYPARILRCEEGRVEEVKN
- the fsa gene encoding fructose-6-phosphate aldolase, whose translation is MKFFIDTANLNDIREAQELGVLDGVTTNPSLMAKEGITGKDNVMKHYKAICDIVDGDVSAEVIGTTLDEMIREGEELAELDEKIVVKIPMIKDGVKALKYFSEKGIRTNCTLIFSAGQALLAAKAGASYVSPFVGRLDDVSTDGVALIEQIVTIYRNYSYGTEVLAASIRHPMHIIQCAEVGADVMTGPLSAITALLNHPLTDIGLAKFLADHKKAAL
- a CDS encoding tetratricopeptide repeat protein, with product MILGLLFGLTLFSCTSSDAKLEEGRTLMRQGKFRDAIQPLNQAIEANNENYQAFNTRGVAYFESKEYANALLDYEQAIRLKPDFYQPYYNRAKLKVAQGNANEALKDYADAIRLAPDTADIYLDRGQLFAQMGNLPSAMADFEKTIQLDAGNAFGFFNRGNIRFQQEEYPAALQDFTKAVQLDPKFGKAFNALGVTQIMTEQREAGCLSLKQAQKLGYADAAAFIQQYCQ